The genomic stretch TTCCGGGCGGGCGGCGGCCGGCCCACGGGGCTGAAAGGAACCGGGATCATCCTCGGGGTCATGCCGGAGGCGGATTACGGCGAGGAGACGCTCCACCTCGAGAGCGGAGACCTCGTCCTCTTCTACACCGACGGCGTCACCGAGGCGATCAACCCCGGCGAGGAGCAGTTCGGGGAGACGCGGCTGATCGAGACCGTCACCGGCTGCCTTGACCGGCCGGCGGCCGAGATCGTCGAGAGAATCCGGGACGCGGTCGTGGCGTTCTCGGGCGACGAGCCGCAGTTCGACGACCTGACCCTCATGGTTCTCCGGGTGGTCTGATGGCGGAACTCACCGTGCGGGCGAATCTCGGCGCGCTTCCGGCGATCGCCGAATTCCTCGCGGAGACCCTCGCCGGGTGCGGCGGCGAACTCGTCTTTGCAATCCAGCTCGCCGTCGACGAAGCCTGCAGCAACATCGTCCTCTATGGGTATCCCGGCGGGGAGCCGGGATCGATCTCGATCGCCTGCACCGCGGACGACGAAACCGTCCGCGTGACGATCACCGACGACGGCGTTCCCTTCGATCCGCTCACCGCCCCGCCTCCTCCTCTCGACGTTCCCGTGGAAGAGCGGCCGATCGGGGGGCTCGGTATCCACTTCATCCGGACGGTGACGGACAGCGTGACCTACGCCCGCAAGGACGGAAAGAACGTCCTCTCGATGGAGAAGAAGCGGCCGGCGTCACCCTGAGGCCGGAAGCGGCGACCCGAGCGCCCGGGGGAGATCCTCTTTTCTCGTGACCACCCCGGCGGACTCTTCGAGCATCAGGTTGACCCGCTCGTGATGCCCGGCGATCCGGAAGTCGGTGCGGAGCGCGACGACCTTCTTTTTGAGGGCATACGCATACCCCATCTCCCACGAGGTTCCGGAATCGGCGTCCGCGCCGTCGATGACGGCGACGACGGTATCGACGTCGCGGAGCGCCGCGGTGTGCTGCGAAAAGATGGCCCGGTGCTCCTCCCGGCCCCGGGTGTGGCTCGTGTCCCCCACCTCCTGGGGGAGGTAGACGTCGAAGAGATGCGCTTCGAGGAGGTCACGGAGCGCGAGGTTGTAGGTCCTCTCAGCCTCCGAGAAGAGCGGGGCCGCGAGGTAGATACGGTAGCGGGCGAACTCCTTCACGTCGATCGCCGGGATATCCGGGAACCGGGCGAGAAACGCCCCGCGCCCGGGCTGTTTCTCCGACGAGTAGTAGGTGGCGTTCACCCCGCAGGTCGGGGAGGAGTCCACCCCGACAATCGCGAGCGGCGGCTCTCCGCGCTCCCGTATCGCGGCACGGACCTCCGCCTCAAGTTGATCGAGGAGGGCTGCAAACTCATCGGTTGCGAGGTTATCGAGGAACGAGCCCGGCGAACGGCCTGCGCCGAGGTAGATCGTCTCCGGGCAGGGGAGCGGAACCATCTCGACCGAGAAGCGCCGGCACCGCCTGGCAGCCCGGCTAAAAGAACGGATGTCCTCATCGGTCGTTATTCCACGGGCGCGGTACGCGGGATTCTGTATGCAGGGAGCGATGAGCACGTACATTGATAGTATCTCGATGGCGTACCATAACAAGACAGATGATACCGCTCTACGCCTACCGGGACGACACCTGCGACCCCCGGAAATGCACGGTGAAGAAACTCGCCCGGCGCGGGCTTGTCCGGATCGTCACGAGCATCGCAAAGATCCCCCGCTCGACCCTTCTCCTCGACCCGACGGCGGAGCAAGCGGTCTCCCCCGCCGACCGGAACCTCCCCTCGATAACGGCGCTCGACTGCTCCTGGGAGGTGCTCGATACCGGCACCGTCGCCTCCTGGCGCAACCGCCGGGCCCTTCCTTTCCTTGTCGCCGCAAACCCGGTGAACTTCGGCCGCCCGTTCCGGCTCACCTCCGTGGAGGCGATGGCCGCAACCCTCTACATCCTCGGTGAGAAGGAACAGGCGCACGACGTTCTCGCCCCGTTCGGGTGGGGACTCCGGTTCCTCGAGGTCAACGCCGACCCCCTCGATGACTACGCGCAGGCAAAGGACAGCGCCGAGGTCGTTGCTCTCCAGGCGCTGTACATGTAGCCGGAACCCCGGCCCCTCCCCGGGCGGCACGTTTTTATGCCTGGAGTCTTCTGTTGACGTTCAGGAACAGGAGGTTACCGGATCATGGATACCGAACGAGAGAGGGTGCTCCTTGCGGCGGCCCATGCCGTGACGTTCAAGCCCGACTACATGACCGTCGACAAACTGGAGGCGGCGACCCGAGGACACGGGGCGCTCGTCATCCCCGCGTTTGCCGCGGCGAACTCGCTCTCGGAAGACATCTTCTGCAACATCGGCGCACCCGAGATGCAACTCATGAACATGACAGTGGTCGACGCCTCGGCCCCCCGGCTGCCGCTTGACTCGGTCATCGGGAGAGCGGTGGATGAAGCGAAGCGCGGCGGGGCGGAACCGGCGAACGCGGCCCTGATCGTCGCGACGCTCGCCTACTTCTCCGGGAGCTGCGCCCGTGCCGGGGTCCCGCTCGGGAACCGGAAACTCGGCGCCATCGCCCGGATGCACGCCGGCGGCGACCGGACGAGCGCCATCGCCCTGACGACCAACAAGTTCACCCACCGCGTCCCGGCGTTCCCCGCCTATCTCGCGATCTACGAGGCCCTGATGGAGAAGAAACTGACCCGGCTCGACGGCGCGGTCCTGCCGCCGTTCATCGCCGGCGGGGGCGTCATGGGCCACGCCGCGCTCGGCGAGGACTACAACATCCCAGAACTCGCGAGAAACGCCGCGAAAGTCGGAACCGAGGCGATGATGCGGAGCATGGAGGGTGCCGGGACGACCCCCTACCCCCTCTGGCCGGCCCTGATTGCTGCGGCGGTGACGATGGAACTCGTTCACCCGGACGCCCTCCTCGGGGAGGAGTTCGGGAAGTTCGGGGAGGTCGACTCCGCCTACCTCGCCGGGAAAGGGGCCGTCGAGGCGGCGAAACTCCCCGAGAAGCTCCACATGCGGGGGACCGGAGAGGAGTACGACACCGCCCGGCTTGTCGGCGACTTCGGGCTGATCTTGAAGGATGTCGGCGGGCCGTCGGTGATCGGGTCGATGGTGACGAACGAACTCTTTGCCGGGTTCCAGGAGTCCGCCATCATCGGGGCCGGGTTCTCCGGCGGGCCGGTGAACGTCCCGCTCGGCCACCTCGCCGGCGACATCCTGCCGGCGCTCCGGCTGCTGCTTGCAAACAGCGGCGACGTTGAGGCGACCGCCGAGACGATCCGTGACTACAAGATGCAGTCCTTCATCGACCCCGAACTCGCCCTCTGCGGCCTGAACACCATCGTCCGGAAGGCGGAGGTCGTGAACCGGGGTTCGGTGACGGAAGCCTGCATCCGGGCGAGCGAGCCGGTGCGGGACCGGGCGATCTACCGACGTGCGGCGAAGGTCTACGAGATGCTCAAGGCAGGGAAGCCGCTTGAGGAGGCGGCCGGGGCCCTCGACGACGAGCGGAGAGCCCTCGTCGAGCGCCGCGGCTCCGCGGCCCTCTCGGGGTTCACGGGGAAAGAGATCAGGTTCCGCTTTACGGAGATCGGCCCTCACGCACGGAGGACGGACGGGTTCACTGCGAAGTTCTGGGGGTTCGACCCGAAGGTCTCGTATGACGTCGCCATCGACGGGAAGGAGTACCATATCGAGAACCTCACCGCCCGGGTGATCCCGGAGTACGCACTCGAAGGCAAGGGGCGGGACGACCCCGACATGGGCACCGCCATCTTCGTCGGGGCCATCCTGACCCAGGAGATGCAGTACATCGGCCAGACCATCATCAACATGGTCGTGCCGGCCGCGGTCGCGGCCGCCCTCGGGACCGAGCCTGCGGAAGCGGCGAAGAAGGCCGCAAAGGGCGCACACCTGACGAACGCCATAGCCGGCGGCCGGGAGGCGGCGGAGAAGGTCGCGGAACTTGCGCAGACGGTATACGCAAGTCTCGGCAAACCACTCGAAGGAGTGGAGTGAGGGGACCGGCGGGAGAGTATGAGGGTCCTCGTCATCGACCCGGCATGCGCGGGGATAGCGGGGGATATGCTCCCGGCGTCCCTCATCGATCTCATCGATGAGCCCCGCGCACTCGATCCGCTTGCTGACGCGATCCTGGCCCTCGATCTCTGTCGGGAGTTCAGTTACGAGGCAAAGACCGTGGATGCGGGCGGGATCACGGCGACCCGCCTCGCGATCGAGATCGAGGAGCGAGGCGCGACGGACGTGAACGGCCTCCTTCAAGCGGCCGGGGCAGCCGCGGACGCGGCCGGGCTCTCTTTAGCCGCACGCTCCCGGGCACTTTCGACGATCGGCGACCTCACCGCCGCCGAGGCGCATCTCCACCGGTCGGGGTTTTCGCGACATGCGATCGCCTCGGTGAAGACGATCTTCGACGTCGTCGGGACGATGCTGCTCCTCGACCGGGCGGGGTTCTTCGAGGGGACGATCGTCGCGACACCCCCGGTGCTCGGCAGCGGAACCATTCCAACAGAGTACGGCGAGATCCCGGGACCCGCGCCCGCAACGCTCGAGATTCTCGCCAGGCACCGGTTCCCGTTCTTCTCCGCGCCCGTCGACGTCGAGCTGACCACGCCGACGGGGGCAGCCCTGCTCGCCAACCTTGCGGAACGTGCGGTAACCCCCTACCCGGCCATGGTTCCCGTCCGGGTCGGCTACGGTACCGGCACCCGGGAGGTTCCGGGACGGCCCGACCTGCTCCGGGTGGTGGAGGGGGAACGCCTCTCCCCTGGAGAGAACCGTTTCGTCATCCTCGAGACGAATCTCGACGACATCCCCGGCGAGGTGATCGGCTACGCGGTCGAGCGCCTCTTTGCCGAGGGAGCGGTGGACGTCTTCGTCACCCCGGCGCTCGGGAAGAAGAACCGGCCGGTCAACGTCGTATCGGTGATGGCCGCGGCAGGAGAGGAAGATCGCCTGATCCGGGTTCTCATGGAAGAGACCGGGACGCTCGGGGTGCGGGTGCACGCGTTTCGGAAAGTGGTGGCCGTCCGGGAGAAGGAGACGGTGCCGGTCAGTCTCGGTGGCAGGGTGTACCCCGTCCGGGTGAAGACCTCGACCGTGAACGGCCGCCTTATCGCAGAAAAACCCGAATACGACGACCTCTCCGCGATAGCGCGGGAAGAGGGCATTCCCCTCAGGTTCGTGGACGAGGAGGTCAGGCTACGCATATCGGAATGGAAAAGAGAACGCGCCACCGTTAGAGGGGGTGCAGGGGGTGGATGCCCACCCGACCGCCCAAACGCAGCAAACGCCGCACGCGACGAGTGAGTGCGAGCACTTCCCACCGGGACGTGCCCCGCTCGCGTCTACAGTTCTCTCATGTCACCGGGGTAATAGTTCCCCAAGATATTAGATGATGCATGCGATATTTATACAATTCTATTTCGTATCGTCAATTGACCCCTGTTTCCACCCCATTTCGCCGAAAACCTTTTGAACCGTCCGACATTCCGGAAAAAGTCTCCGCATCGGGGCCCGGGATGATGAAAAAGGTGAAATACTGACATTATTCGAGGAAGAGAGGCATTTTCTGTCGTCAACCGGAAGGCAGCCGGTCGAAGAGGCGCACCATTACTCTCGCATCCTCGAGCATCGCATGATCGTTGTTGAAGAAGACGTACGCTCGCCCAGGACCGGCGGCGACAATCCGAGCCCGGATAGCAGCGAGTTCGTCCTCCGTGTAGTCGTGCCGGTACCAGCCATCCCGGCCGTGCATCCGGAGGTAGACGACATCGCCGGGAAATACCCGCTCCAAGAAATCGGGAGAGTCGACCGAGACCAGGACGGCCGATTCCTGCAGCCTCCGGCACGCCTCGTCGTCGCCGAGCACCACAGGATTCCTGACCTCCACGGCACACCGCGCCCCGAGATCGATCGCCTCAACAAACGCAACGAGGCGATCGACGTCCGCGAACGCCGGCGGAGCCTGGAAGAGGTAGAAGTCGACGAGATCGTCGAGCGCAAGGAACCTCTCGTAAAACCGTTCCCAGACAGGGACGGCCTTCTCGTTGAACCGGTGCCGGTGGGTGATCGACCGGTTCACCTTGACGCTCCACCGTAGCATCGACCCTGCAGCGGCCCACGAGCGGACAGACTTCTCCGACGGGAACCCATAAAAACTCGCGTTCAGCTCGACGGCATCGAGACCCGAGTGCTCCGAGAACCACGCAAGGCTCCTCCCCTGGTTCCACGCATACGCCCATCCGCTTGTCCCGACATGAACCTCCATGCCGGGGGACTTCGGCGGCCGGACATTACAATCTTTCCGGCCGCAGCCGAAGACGCTCTGGAGATCGACAGGGGCGCCGTTGAATCCCCTTTCACAAACAGTCCCACGAAAACTCAACATATTTAATAATATTCCAGCATATCTTCGATTATGCGCATAACTGCATGCATTGCCGCCCTTCTCATCGCCGTCGCGGTGCTCGGGGCAGGCTGCACGGAAGAGAGCCGGCCGCCTCCGGGGGAGGCGGTTCTCCAGGAGGCCGTCGCCGGGATAAACGGCGAACTCGCGTCGGTAAGAGCCTCGGCAGGCGAGAGCGCCCGGGTGCTCGGCGAGGCCGGGCTCACGAGCGCCGCAGGGAAGGAGGCGGTGCGACAGGCGATGCTGAACCACCCCTATACGGAGTCGACCCTGGTGGTGACGAAAGACGGCATCGTGGCCATGGCCGTGCCCGACAGCTACGCCGGCACGGTGGGGAGCGACATCTCGTCCCACCCGGAGACCGGGCGGGCGGTTCGGGAGCGGGTGCCGCTCGTAAGCGAGGTCTTCCCTCTTGCAGAGGGATTCGCCGGGGTTGCGCAGAGTTATCCGGTCTTCGGAAAGGACGGGGAATACCTCGGGTTCGTGAGCATCGCCTACCGTCCCGACGCCCTCATCGGCCGGGCGGTCGCGCCCCTGACGAACGGCTCCCCCTATGATATCTGGGTGACACAGACCGACGGAGACGTGATCTACGACACGACGCCCGAAGAGATCGGGAAGAACCTCTTCTCGGACCCCGCATACCAGTCCCCGGCACTCCAGGACGCGTTCTCCCGTATCGCCGCCGAGCCTTCCGGGTCGCTCGTGTACTCGTTCTGGGACCGGAACTGGGCGCGGAACGTGACGAAAGAGGCAGTATGGGGGACCGCCGGCATCGACGGAACCGAATGGCGCGTCGTCGTCACGCAAAACACGGACGCGGAAGAGGCGCCTGCCGCAACCGGCGAAAGGCCGCCTGTGGCGGATGCCGACGACGATATGAAGGGCTTTGTCGCCGAGGCGGCCCTCTATGCACGTGAGCACGGACGCACCGAAGCACTTGCCGCGTTCAACGACCCGGACGGCGAGTTCGTCAGGAGCGAGCTCTACATCTTCGCCTACGATATGAACGGCACCGTCCTCGCCCTTCCCTTCCAGCAGCAGTTCATCGGCACCAACCGCAGCGAGGTGCACGACTCGAGCGGCGTTGCCTACATCGCCGGCATGACCAGGCTTGCAGCGGAAGGCGGCGGCAGCATCTACTACGTCTACCCGAACCCTGCGCGGGAGTATGCCGAAGAGCTCAAACTCGGCTACGTCCTCCCCGTGGACGGAACCTGGTTCGTCGGCTCGGGGATCTACATCCCGGAGGTCGGGACCGAATTCGACGCAGAGGTCAGGGATGCGCTCATGAAGCGGGTGAAGGCTGCACGGGACTACGCGCAGGAGCACGGAAAAGAGACGGCGTGCGCCGCGTTCAACGATCTCGCCGGTGACTTCGCCGACGGCGGAGCGTATATCTTCGCCTACGCAACGAACGGAACGACACTCGCCCTCCCTTACCAGCCGGAATACATCGGTGAAAACCGCTTCGACCTCGAAGACCGGTACGGTGTCAGGGTGATCCTGCTCGAGATCGCCGCCGCAGAGAACGGGGGCGGGTTCGTCTACATCACCTATTACAACCCCGACACCGGGCTTGACGGGCTGAAACTCTGCTACGTGGCCCCGGTGGATGAGGAGTGGTTCGTCGGCTCCGGCGTATACGCCGATGCGTAACCGGGGGCTTCCTTTTTTTTCAAACCGCTCAATAAAAACCGGGCACCAGAACGTAGAGCGCCCAGCCCATGTGTTCGCGGCCGTAGCCGAAGTACTCGTCCTGGATGCGGTGGAGATAATCGATCATGAAGTCGCGGTCGGGGTGATCGGGGTGCCCGCCGAGCCAGGAGAGGATCGACTGCCAGATCCCCGACTCGTAGCGGTCCCAGTCGTCTGCGCCCGACCGGACGACGGCGGCGACGTCGAGCCCGGCATCCCGCACGGTGCCGAGGATCTCGTACTCGGTCGGGATATCGGGCCATTCCCGGGCGAACTCCGGCGGGACACGATCGGATCGCCAGTAACGGTCGCCGACGACGATGGTCCCCTCGTCGCGGACGAGGTCGAGAAGCGCGTCGAGCGTCGCCGAAAAGCCGCCCCGGATGTGGGACGCCCCGATCGAGGCGGCGCAGTCGAACGGACCGTCGGGGACGTACTCCCGGGCATCCATGCACCGGACGGCGATACGGTCGCCGAGCCCCGCCATCCGGAGCGTCTCCTCCGCCCGCCGGCAGGCATCCTCCCGGGCCTCGATGCCGAGGCCGGATATCCCGTATTCGCGCCCCCAGAGGGCGAGGATCGTGCCGTTCCCGCACCCGACCTCCACGACGCGGGAGCCTTCCCTGAGCCCCGCCGCCCGCCCGGCGGCGAGCACCTTCTCGGGCGTCGTGGGGTTCATGATCGCGAGCGTTCCCTGGGTTATGCTGACGAGTTCGTTCTGCTCCATGATCGGCGGTCCTCCGGGCCTGTCATACAGATTACGCCCTCCCCGGATAAATCCCTGCACATAACCGGCCCTCTCGCGGTCTGCACGCCCACCGACGACCGTCCGTGTTCAGGTCCATCACAAGGAAAAACATATATAGCATGCCGGGAGGTAAAGCACCGAGGATACGGCATGCAGCCGGAACGGGATATCCCCGGAAGGGTCCTCAGGACCCTCAAGTTCCGGCCGAAGGGCATGACGATCACCGAGATCGCGAAGGCCCTCAGGGCAAACCGGAACTCAGTCTCAAAGCACCTCGAGGTGATGCAGGCGGCGGGCCAGGTCGAGGCACGGCTCGTCGGCAACGCCAAGGTCTATTCCGTCGCACAACGCATACCCCTCTCGGCGTTCCTCTGTTTCACGAAAAACCTGATCCTGGTCCTCGACGCCGACCTCACGATCGTCCAGGCAAACGACCAGTGCCTCAGACGGTTTGGGCGTGCAAAAGAGGAATTCGTGGGCCAGAACCTCCGGGAAGCGGCCCTTCCGGTTGTCTCCTCGCCGGAAGCGCTCACCGTCATCGAAGGACTCGAGCGGGAGCAGGTGATCACCGACATCTGCCACCGGCATGACGGCGGCAGAGAGTCCTTCTATCATATGCAGGCGATCCCGACGACGTTCGAGGGCGGGGAGAAAGGGTGCACGCTCGTCCTGGAGGATATCACCGAGAGGAAACAGTACACCCGGAACACGGCGTTCCTCGCCCGGACCGCGATCGACCTTGTCGATCTCCAGCCGGTGGAGGATATCTACGGCTACATCCTCGACCGGCTGCGGGAACTCGTGCCGGGTGGATACGGCTATATCCTCTCCTACAGCGAGGCCGACCACCAGTTCGCCATCCGGGCGGTCGCGGATGAGGGATTCCGGGAGGGGCTCACGGAACTCCTGGGAAGGGACCCCGTCAACCTGGCCTTCCCGGCCACCCGCGCCTTCGACGCCCCCTATCACCAGACTCCCCTCTCGCTGCGCGGCCTGGAGGAGTTCGTCCTCCGTCCCGAACCATCCTCATGGTCGCTCTACGACATCTGTTTTCGGGCGATCCCGGAGGAGGTCTGCGAGGCGATCCTGGAACGGTTCGATATCGTGAAGTTCTGCTTCATGGGACTGGTCTGGCGGGATCACCTCTTCGGCACGACAGGCATCTTCCTTCCTCCGGGAAGAGAGGTTGAGAGCCGGGAGACCGTGGAGTCGTTCGTCCGGCAGGCATCCATCGCGCTTGCCCGGCGCGAGACCGCCGAGCAACTCCGGCTGAGCGAGGCCCGGTTCCGGGGCATGCTCGATTCGTCCCCCTTCGGTGTCGCGCTCATCGACGATGAGAGACGGTT from Methanoculleus chikugoensis encodes the following:
- a CDS encoding ATP-binding protein, whose protein sequence is MAELTVRANLGALPAIAEFLAETLAGCGGELVFAIQLAVDEACSNIVLYGYPGGEPGSISIACTADDETVRVTITDDGVPFDPLTAPPPPLDVPVEERPIGGLGIHFIRTVTDSVTYARKDGKNVLSMEKKRPASP
- the larC gene encoding nickel pincer cofactor biosynthesis protein LarC, with the translated sequence MRVLVIDPACAGIAGDMLPASLIDLIDEPRALDPLADAILALDLCREFSYEAKTVDAGGITATRLAIEIEERGATDVNGLLQAAGAAADAAGLSLAARSRALSTIGDLTAAEAHLHRSGFSRHAIASVKTIFDVVGTMLLLDRAGFFEGTIVATPPVLGSGTIPTEYGEIPGPAPATLEILARHRFPFFSAPVDVELTTPTGAALLANLAERAVTPYPAMVPVRVGYGTGTREVPGRPDLLRVVEGERLSPGENRFVILETNLDDIPGEVIGYAVERLFAEGAVDVFVTPALGKKNRPVNVVSVMAAAGEEDRLIRVLMEETGTLGVRVHAFRKVVAVREKETVPVSLGGRVYPVRVKTSTVNGRLIAEKPEYDDLSAIAREEGIPLRFVDEEVRLRISEWKRERATVRGGAGGGCPPDRPNAANAARDE
- a CDS encoding nucleoside 2-deoxyribosyltransferase; protein product: MYVLIAPCIQNPAYRARGITTDEDIRSFSRAARRCRRFSVEMVPLPCPETIYLGAGRSPGSFLDNLATDEFAALLDQLEAEVRAAIRERGEPPLAIVGVDSSPTCGVNATYYSSEKQPGRGAFLARFPDIPAIDVKEFARYRIYLAAPLFSEAERTYNLALRDLLEAHLFDVYLPQEVGDTSHTRGREEHRAIFSQHTAALRDVDTVVAVIDGADADSGTSWEMGYAYALKKKVVALRTDFRIAGHHERVNLMLEESAGVVTRKEDLPRALGSPLPASG
- a CDS encoding SAM-dependent methyltransferase — its product is MEQNELVSITQGTLAIMNPTTPEKVLAAGRAAGLREGSRVVEVGCGNGTILALWGREYGISGLGIEAREDACRRAEETLRMAGLGDRIAVRCMDAREYVPDGPFDCAASIGASHIRGGFSATLDALLDLVRDEGTIVVGDRYWRSDRVPPEFAREWPDIPTEYEILGTVRDAGLDVAAVVRSGADDWDRYESGIWQSILSWLGGHPDHPDRDFMIDYLHRIQDEYFGYGREHMGWALYVLVPGFY
- a CDS encoding DUF72 domain-containing protein — translated: MEVHVGTSGWAYAWNQGRSLAWFSEHSGLDAVELNASFYGFPSEKSVRSWAAAGSMLRWSVKVNRSITHRHRFNEKAVPVWERFYERFLALDDLVDFYLFQAPPAFADVDRLVAFVEAIDLGARCAVEVRNPVVLGDDEACRRLQESAVLVSVDSPDFLERVFPGDVVYLRMHGRDGWYRHDYTEDELAAIRARIVAAGPGRAYVFFNNDHAMLEDARVMVRLFDRLPSG
- a CDS encoding cache domain-containing protein encodes the protein MRITACIAALLIAVAVLGAGCTEESRPPPGEAVLQEAVAGINGELASVRASAGESARVLGEAGLTSAAGKEAVRQAMLNHPYTESTLVVTKDGIVAMAVPDSYAGTVGSDISSHPETGRAVRERVPLVSEVFPLAEGFAGVAQSYPVFGKDGEYLGFVSIAYRPDALIGRAVAPLTNGSPYDIWVTQTDGDVIYDTTPEEIGKNLFSDPAYQSPALQDAFSRIAAEPSGSLVYSFWDRNWARNVTKEAVWGTAGIDGTEWRVVVTQNTDAEEAPAATGERPPVADADDDMKGFVAEAALYAREHGRTEALAAFNDPDGEFVRSELYIFAYDMNGTVLALPFQQQFIGTNRSEVHDSSGVAYIAGMTRLAAEGGGSIYYVYPNPAREYAEELKLGYVLPVDGTWFVGSGIYIPEVGTEFDAEVRDALMKRVKAARDYAQEHGKETACAAFNDLAGDFADGGAYIFAYATNGTTLALPYQPEYIGENRFDLEDRYGVRVILLEIAAAENGGGFVYITYYNPDTGLDGLKLCYVAPVDEEWFVGSGVYADA
- a CDS encoding PAS domain-containing protein, which codes for MQPERDIPGRVLRTLKFRPKGMTITEIAKALRANRNSVSKHLEVMQAAGQVEARLVGNAKVYSVAQRIPLSAFLCFTKNLILVLDADLTIVQANDQCLRRFGRAKEEFVGQNLREAALPVVSSPEALTVIEGLEREQVITDICHRHDGGRESFYHMQAIPTTFEGGEKGCTLVLEDITERKQYTRNTAFLARTAIDLVDLQPVEDIYGYILDRLRELVPGGYGYILSYSEADHQFAIRAVADEGFREGLTELLGRDPVNLAFPATRAFDAPYHQTPLSLRGLEEFVLRPEPSSWSLYDICFRAIPEEVCEAILERFDIVKFCFMGLVWRDHLFGTTGIFLPPGREVESRETVESFVRQASIALARRETAEQLRLSEARFRGMLDSSPFGVALIDDERRFAYVNRRFVEIFGYEPDKATTSPEWVLQIFPDDGYRQEAIDAWHADLERSVPGQIRPRTFTIRDRDGAKKTILSRAVTLCDGTQYVTCEDITEEARAYRLLVADIADLRQREQELLIKDRAIASTRQAVALLGPDGVVNYANAAYLALWGYPAPEDVQGSDFSRFWERPDEIGEIVRTVLDGGSWHGEQTGLLNGGEKFQADLLGTPIVAEGGRVIGMMAAVIGRKAVT
- a CDS encoding DUF367 family protein, whose translation is MIPLYAYRDDTCDPRKCTVKKLARRGLVRIVTSIAKIPRSTLLLDPTAEQAVSPADRNLPSITALDCSWEVLDTGTVASWRNRRALPFLVAANPVNFGRPFRLTSVEAMAATLYILGEKEQAHDVLAPFGWGLRFLEVNADPLDDYAQAKDSAEVVALQALYM